Proteins encoded by one window of Haematobia irritans isolate KBUSLIRL chromosome 2, ASM5000362v1, whole genome shotgun sequence:
- the LOC142224299 gene encoding stAR-related lipid transfer protein 7, mitochondrial, with product MVFKRIVLNIKHSSNATLRAWCYQCESILAQRSRRLQQLCTFYNRVYGPQGLKLLIRSYHRQLPQFKGKNVLLSAVGAMGLSINGASAFDWSKERLSLANFESCQGDVEFINTLSQNKLCDMCKEYKMRYCYCLVGNKKRTVNTNGRGPSKGVGKNVLSLNREGATELGNALIQSAEEQPWEPYMSKDQFTIWRREERSAMYSYKVYARFNDISAADLMHVQIDIDYRKEWDNTAIALNMIEEDPMPGTNSHLIYWEMQWPKLFNNRDYVFCRRYIRDDKRKLMMVANRGTTHPNYPEYTNKVRVTDYWSFMVIKPFRSFQEPGVHYVLTYYDDPGLPIPQSVKSWVAQKQMPDVLRNMYHATKNYSYRKANAMKDAFTNFTAKDDNEYTGNKSRESWFQKFLLRHSNNESMKEKEN from the coding sequence ATGGTTTTCAAACGAATTGTTTTGAATATAAAACATAGTTCCAATGCAACTTTGAGAGCATGGTGTTATCAATGCGAATCCATTTTAGCTCAACGGTCCCGAAGACTACAGCAGCTATGTACGTTTTATAATCGCGTCTATGGACCTCAGGGACTTAAACTTTTGATACGATCCTATCATCGTCAGTTGCCACaatttaaaggtaaaaatgttctattaagtGCCGTAGGAGCCATGGGGTTATCTATAAACGGAGCTTCGGCTTTCGATTGGTCAAAGGAGCGTTTAAGCCTGGCTAACTTTGAAAGCTGTCAAGGTGATGTAGAATTTATTAATACCCTCTCCCAGAATAAACTATGCGACATGTGCAAAGAATATAAAATGAGGTATTGCTATTGTCTGGTCGGTAACAAAAAACGGACAGTGAATACAAACGGAaggggaccatcaaaaggtgtcggAAAAAACGTATTGAGCCTAAATAGGGAAGGGGCTACAGAATTAGGCAATGCACTAATTCAAAGCGCCGAAGAACAACCTTGGGAGCCATACATGAGCAAAGATCAATTTACAATTTGGAGGCGTGAGGAACGCTCTGCTATGTACTCATACAAAGTGTATGCCCGTTTTAATGATATATCAGCAGCCGATTTAATGCATGTACAGATCGATATAGACTATAGAAAGGAATGGGATAATACTGCAATCGCTCTAAATATGATTGAGGAAGACCCAATGCCTGGTACTAATTCACATTTAATATATTGGGAAATGCAATGGCCTAAACTGTTCAACAATCGTGATTATGTTTTCTGCCGCCGCTACATACGTGATGATAAGCGTAAACTTATGATGGTGGCTAATCGTGGGACAACTCATCCAAACTATCCGGAATATACCAATAAAGTAAGAGTGACGGATTATTGGAGTTTTATGGTAATTAAACCCTTTCGCAGCTTTCAAGAACCGGGTGTTCATTATGTACTAACCTATTATGACGATCCCGGCCTACCCATACCACAAAGTGTCAAATCTTGGGTTGCCCAAAAGCAAATGCCCGATGTTTTACGTAATATGTACCATGCAACCAAAAACTATTCATATCGAAAAGCCAATGCCATGAAAGATGCCTTCACCAATTTTACGGCGAAAGACGACAACGAATATACGGGCAACAAGTCTAGAGAAAGTTGGTTCCAAAAATTCCTATTAAGACATAGTAACAACGAAAGTATGaaggaaaaagaaaattaa